The sequence CCAGCAATTCTCAATTTGGCTTTGTACGGGTACTTTCCAATGCCGCTTGCGATGCGCTGGCTCTCAGGCGCTTGTCACGCAAGCTGGCCCGCCGAAAAAGTGGCGCTGCCCTCCCCCCCGACCCCCTCCCAACTTCGTTGGGAGGGGGCGAGATTCTTAGGGGAGGTGCGCGGCGGCTGCGCCGCCGCGCACCTCCCCGTTAGCTTTGCCCCTGCTCCCCCGCGCGCGCGGGGGAGCAGGGGCGGGGGATGAGGGGGCATATTGGCAGCCGACTCCAAAATGAGAATTGCTGAGTCGTATCTCCGTATGCTATACTGCCACACGGTCTGGCACGGCACGCCGACCAACCCATTGGATGATGGCATCTGCGCCGGCGCGCGCGGGTGTCGCCACAAGGAGCCCGCTCTATGCTCACGACTGCGGTCAAGACGCCGCGCATCGAGATCGGACAGGCGTTGCTGCCCGTGCTGCTGGATGCGCTGCCGCGCGCACTGCGCGATCGGGATATCCTATGCGTGACGTCCAAAGTCGTGGCGCTTGAACAGTCCCGTTGCGTCAAGTTGGCCGATGTTGTCGTCAGCGAAGCGGCGCGCAGTCTGCCTCAACTGGCATATTCCAAGGACTTCAAGACGTATCCGGGCCTGGCGCAACTGATCCTCGACGAATCCGACAGTCTGTTTCAGGCGCGCTTCGTCTATGTCACGCTCCGCCACTCGATCTTCATCGCCAACGCCGGGATTGACTTGTCCAATGTGCCGGACGGTTATGCGGTGCTCTGGCCGCGCGCGCCGTGGCAGTGGGCGCGCGCTTTCCGCGACACGCTGCGCCAGCGCTTTGGCATAACCCAACTGGGCATCGTCGTGACCGATTCGCACGTGGTGCCCTTTCGCCGTGGCGTGCTCGGCATCGCCCTGGCATGGAGCGGCTTCGAAGGCGTCGAGAGCCAGGTCGGCAAGCCCGACCTGTACGGCAAACCGTTGCGCTACACCGAGAAGGCGGTGGCCGACGACCTGGCGACGGCGTCGATCCTCGTGAGCGGCGAAAGCGACGAAGCAACGCCGTTCGTGCTGCACGAGGATGTCCCGGCGACGTTTACGGACCGCGCGTTTGACGACGCCGAATACTACATTGCGCCCGCAAACGATCTGTACGCCGGGATTTACGCCCCGGAATTCGAGCGATTTGCCCGCTAATCCAATGACCATTCTGATCAAGCACGGTGCGGTCGTCACCGGAGGCGCTACGGTCATGGCCGATGTGCTCATCGACGGTGAGACAATCGCGGCCATCGGCGCCAACCTGAGCGCCGGCGGCGCCGACAGCGTGGACGCCTCGGGGCTGTTCGTCCTGCCCGGCGGCATCGACGTGCACACGCATCTCGACCTGCCGGTGAGCGGCACCGTCTCGTCGGACGATTTTTATACCGGACAGCGGGCGGCGGCGTTCGGCGGCACCACGACGCACATCGACTTCGCGATCCAGCCGCGCGATGGCAGCCTGCGCGACGGCGTCGAGGCGTGGCAGCGCAAGGCAGACGGCAAAGCGTGCATCGACTACGGCTTCCACGCCAACGTGTCGAACTTCCGCGATGAGCTGCTGGACGAGCTGCCCGGTTTGCTGGCCGACGGCGTATCGTCCATCAAACTCCTGCTGGCGTATAAGGGTAGCGTCCAGGTTGACGACACGGCGCTATTCAAGACGCTGCGGCGCTGTGCCGGCAGCGGCATGCTGCCCCTGGTGCACTGCGAGAACGGCGACGCGATTGACGTGCTGGCACGCGATGCAGCCAGCCGCGGGCTGACGCAGCCGACGTACCATGCGGCGACAAGACCGGACTGGTGCGAAGCCGAAGCGACCCACCGCGCGATCATGCTGGCGGCGCTGGCCGGGTCGCCGCTGTATGTCGTGCACATGACCTGCGCCAAGTCGTTGGATGCACTGCGGTACGGGCGCGCGCAGGGCGTTTCCGTGGTCGGCGAGACATGCCCGCAATATTTCTTCTTCACGCGCGACAACCTCGCCGCGCCGGATTTCGAGGGCGCCAAGTTCGTCTGCTCGCCGCCCTTCCGCACTGCCGCCGACCAGGCGGCGCTATGGCAGGCGGTGGCCGATGGCACGCTGTCGGTCGTGTCCACCGATCACTGCCCGTTCTACTTTGATGGCGGAAAGTTCGGCGCCAAAGGCAAGGAGCTTGGGCGCGACGATTTTCGGCGCATTCCCAACGGCGTGCCCGGCATCGAGGAGCGCATGCGCTTGCTCTGGCATTTTGGCGTCGGCACTGGGCGGCTGACGCCGGCGCGCTTCGTCGAGTTGACGGCGACCAACCCGGCGCGCATCTTTGGCTTGTACCCGCGCAAAGGCGTCATCGTACCCGGCGCGGACGCCGACATTGTGTTGTGGGATCCAGCGCAGCGTCATACGTTCTCGGCGGCCACACAGAAGACACGATCAGATTACTCATTGTACGAGGGTTGGCAGACGATCGGTGGCCCGCGCACGGTGTTTCTGCGCGGTCGCGCCATCGTCGAGGGCGGGCAGTGGCGCGGCGCGCCCGGTACAGGGCAATTCCTGCGACGCGGCCCGACAGAGTGGCGAGCGTAAAGCGCGTCGGGCTTGTCGCCCCCGCAGAGTTTTGAGTATAATGTGCGCGTAACCGGGATACGATGGCACGCTAATTCCAGACCGGCACGGAAGACAACATGTCGCAACCACCCTCGCGAGGCAGCATACCGATCTTGAGTTCCGACCGGGCCGACATTTCGCTAGCCGACGTCACCCAACGCAAGGCCGCATCGACGCTGCCGTCGCGCTTCCATGCCGTGCACCTGATCGGCGTGCCGATGGACCTGGGCGCCAGTCGGCGTGGCGTCGATATGGGACCGTCAGCGGTGCGCATCGCCGGGCTGCAACTGGCGATCGAGCGCATGCAGATCGCGGTGGAAGATCGCGGCAACATCCCCATTTCGCTGCAGGAACTGGCCGAGGTGGGCGACCCGCGCCAGCGCTACCTGACAGAAATTGCGGCGGCCGCCAAGGGACTGGCCAAAGAGGTGCAATACTCGCTGGAGCGCGGCGGACTGCCAATCGCGCTGGGCGGCGACCACTCGATCGCGCTCGGCAGTATTGCCGGCGCCTCGGCGCACTATCGCAATCAGGCACAGAAGATCGGCCTGATCTGGCTCGATGCACACGGCGACCTGAACACGGCCGAAACGACGCCCAGCGGCAACATTCACGGGATGCCGCTCGCCGCCACGCTCGGCTTTGGCGATAGCGCCCTGACGCGCCTGCTGAACTTCGGGCCCAAGGTCGCCATCGAGCACTGCGCGCTCGTCGGCGTGCGCGAGCTCGATCCCGGCGAGCGCGACCTGATCCGCAATGCCGGGCTGCGCGTCTTTCCGATGAGCGAGATCGACGTACGCGGCATGAGCGCCGTCATCGAGGAAGCGATCACCATCGCCACGCGCGGCACGGCCGGCTTCCACGCGAGCATGGATATCGATTTCGTGGACCCGGTCGAGGCGGCCGGCGTCGGCACGCCGGTGCGCGGCGGAGCGACCTACCGCGAATCGCACCTGGCGATGGAGCATATCGCCGCGGCCCGCGCGCTGGTATCCATGGACATGGTCGAGATCAACCCTGTGATTGACACCCGCAATCACACCGCCGAACTGGCGGTGGAACTTATCACGTCAGCGCTGGGCAAGGTTATCCTTTGAGCCTGACGCAACCACTGGAGGGCACCCACATGCCAAGCTACGTCGATAGTCTGATGGGCAATAACGAGCGCGTCGTGTTTACCACGCGCAAGCACATGATTGTGATCGCCCGTACGCTATTCTGGACCGGCCTCGTTGCGATTGTCATCATCGTTGCATCAATCATTGGCAGCATGTTTATGCCGTTGGCTGCCTTCCTCGGCGCCCTCGTCATCGTGCCGATCGTGCAGTTGATCATGACGATCCTGGTATGGTCGCGGGAGCAGTACATCGTCACCAACCGCCGCGTGATGCGGGTCGAAGGCATACTGAACAAGAATGTGGCCGACTCGTCGCTGGAGAAGGTCAATGACGTGGTCATGGTCCAATCGTGGCTTGGCCGGCTGCTGGACTACGGCAATGTCGACATCATTACCGGCAGCGACGTGGGCATCAACCACTTCGAGCAGATCGCCGGGCCGGTCGCCTTCAAGCGCGAGATGCTGAACCAGAAAGAAGCGATGGGCGTCATGAACGATGTGGGCGCCCGGGAAAAGCGGATTCTGGAAAGCGACGCGCCCACCAAGGGCGACATCCCCGAACTGATTGCCGAGCTCGACGAACTGCGCAAGAAAGGCATCATAAACGATGCCGAGTTTGCGGCCAAGAAAGACGACTTGCTCAAGCGCATGTAGGCCGCGCCACCCCACGCACGAGGCCCGATTATGACCATGAACGCCGCCGAGATCAACCGGCTCAACAAGGAATACACGCTGTTCGAGTGGAGCGCACAAGCCAACTACCAGCCAATCGCCGTTACGCGCGCCAAAGGCTCCGAGTTCTGGGACGCCGACGGGAAGCGCTACCTCGACTTCAACTCGCAGTTGATGAACGTCAACATCGGTCACGGCGACGAGCGCGTGATCAAGGCGATACAGGATCAGGCCGCGCGCCTGTCGTACGTGTCGCCGTACCATGCCACCGACGTGCGCGGCCAACTGGGCGAGTTGCTGGCGCAGATCACGCCGGGCGACCTCCGGAAGTCGTTCTTCACACTGGGCGGCGCCGAAGCCAACGAGAACGCCATCAAGATGGCGCGCCTCGTCACCGGACGGCACAAGATCATTGCGCGCTACCGCGCCTTCCACGGCGCCACGGCCGGCGCCATGACGCTGACCGGCGACCCGCGCCGCTGGCCCAGCGAGCCGGGCATCCCCGGCGTCGTGCGTGCCATGGACCCCTACCGCTACCGCTGCCGCTGGTGCGGGGACAAGCCGGCCTGCACGCTCGACTGCCTGGGCCACATCGAGGACATCATCCAGTTTGAGGGGCCGCAGAACGTGGCCGCGGTCATTGTCGAGGGCGTCGCCGGCACCAACGGCATCATCGTGCCGCCCGACGGCTACATGCAGGGACTGCGCGAGTTGACCGCCCGGCACGGCATCGTGCTGATCGTGGACGAGGTGATGAGCGGGTTCGGACGCACCGGCGAATGGTTCGCCTGCGACCACTGGGGCGTGACGCCGGACATCATGACGGTGGCGAAGGGCCTGACCAGCGGCTACGCGCCGCTCGGCGCGACCATCGTCAACGAGCGCATTGCCCGGCACTTCGACGACCATGTGCTGTGGGGCGGCCTGACCTACGGCGGCCACGCGCTGAGCTGCGCGGCCGGCATCGCGTGCATCAATGTCTACAAAGAAGACCGCCTGATCGAGCGCGCGAAGGCGATGGGGAAATACCTGGGCGAGCAACTGGAAGCGCTCAAACAGAAGCACCCGTCGGTCGGGGACGTGCGCTACCTCGGCCTGTTCTCCATTGCCGAGATCGTGCGCGACCCCGCGACCAGGGAGCCCATGGCGCCGTTCAATGCCACGGCGGCACAGATGGGGCCGATGGCCGAGGTCAACAAGTTCTTCCGCGCCAACGGGCTGTACACATTTGTGCGCTGGAACACGTTCTTCGTCAATCCGCCGCTGTGCGTCACGAAGGAAGAACTGGACGAAGGTCTCGCGATCATCGACCGCGCGCTGGAGATTACCGACGACTACGTCATCGTGTAGGCCGATGACACACACAAATCAAAAAGCCGATCACGAATGTGACCGGCTATTGGTTATCTGCTACGAGCCGTCCTTCACGCAGAATGGCTGTCACCGCGCGCAGAGCCGAGCGGAGTCCGGGTCGAACCGGCAGCGAAACGGCGCGAACTACTCGGCGGCACCGAAGCGGGTGACGAGGCGCTCTTCGATGCGCTTGATCGCCGCTTCGATGGTGCAGCTTTCGGCGAGCGCGATCTCGCCGGCCAACATGTCGCGCGCGCGGGTGTAGAAATCCTGATCCGTGGCCGACAACTTCTTCTTCAGACCGCGCCAGTGCAGGTTGCGCACGATCTCGGCCCACACTTTCGGATCGCCTGACTTGAGCATCTGGGACAGGTGGGCCTGGCGCTCCGTGAAGCTGTTCGGGCATGCCGTCGGGCGGCCGTCGATCACATTGAGCACTTCATTGGCCTTGCTGCGCACCATGGCCGAGCGCAGCCCGATCATCAGCACATTGTTGACCGGCACCAGCACGCGCCGCGTGCCGGCCGTCATGAGGCTGATCACATAGTAACTACTGCCACTTTCGGCCGCGCTGACGTTATGCGTCTCGATGCCGCAAATAACGCCGGCGCCGTGCGCAGGATGCACGACTTTATCGCCTACCCTGAAACCACTCATCTCCGCCTCCTTGTGCTTGCACTCTTCGGCTGATGGGACGGACCCGAGGTTTTCTCGGTCCGGGATGCTGGTTTGTTCAAGGACGTCGCGGGCTGAGTGCCCGCCGGCTTGTTGTCGTCTGATGGTGGCGTGGGCGCTTTTTTCGCGGGCGGCTCGGGCGCCGCTGCGGGTGTGCCGCCCGTAATTGCTGCGCGCGCGGCCAGCGCGATGAGACGCTGAACCGTGTCGCCCTGCTTAAGTTCGACCAGCGTCGCGCCCTTCTTGACCCGGCCGGCCCGGCCAATGAGTTTGGCCTGCGTCACCAGCGCGGTGCCTTTGGCCGACAGTAAGGTGGCCTGGTCTTCATCACCGGCCACCCACGCGCCGACCAGCGGGCCGCTGCGTGCATTGAGTTCTGCCGTCCGGACGCCGACACCGTGGCGGTTCTGCCTGGGGTACTCGGACAGCTTGGTGCGTTTGCCGTGGCCGGATGCCGATACAGTGACCAGATCGGTGCCGGCACTGGCCAGGCCAAAACCGACCACGGTGGCATTGTCGGCCAGCTTGACGCCTGCCACACCGCCGGCGACCAGGCCCATCGGTCGCACCTGATCCTCGCCGAAGCAGATGGCGTTGCCGTCGCTCGTTACCAGCAAATACTCATCCGCGCCGTTGCTTATGGCCGCGCCAACCAGTTCGTCGCCGTCGTCCAGTTTCATCGCGACGGTGCCACTGGCGCGGGTGCCGCCCAGTTCGCTCAACGCCGAGCGCTTGACCTGCCCGCGCTTCGACGCAGTCACCAGATACGCTTCCGCGCCTTCCGGCAGCGGCGGCAGTGCCACGGCACAGATCAGGCGCTCATCGCTTTCGATCGATGCCAGCGTGCCGGCCGGCACGCCATCCGCGTTCTGCGTCTGATCGGGGATCTGCGATACGCGCGCGCGGAAGCCGCGCCCGCGCTGCGAAAGCAGCAGCAGCTCGTCGCGGTTGTTGGCCAGGCCGTACCACGCCAGCTCTTTTTCCGCGCGCGAGCGCCGCCCCGGATTGAGCAGGCGCGTGACACGGCCGTTCTGCAGACCCATCACCATCACAGGCACATCGGCAATCAGGTCTTCCGGTTTCACTTCGCCCAGCTCGCCTTCCACAATCGTGGAGCGGCGCTTGTCGCCGTAGATGGCCTTCAGATCGGCCATGTCCTCCTTGATCAGCAGGAGAATCTTTTGCGGGTGGGCCAGCAGATCTTTCAAGTGCGCGATCAGCTGCTTGATCTCTTTGTGCTCTTCCTCGATCTTCTGCCGCTCGAGGGCCGCCAGGCGTCGCAGTTGCAGGTCGAGGATGGCCGTGGCCTGCCGCTCGCTGAGCTTGAAGCGTTTCATCAATCGCTCGCGCGCGGTGTCGGTGTCCGGCGCCTGCCGGATCGTCTTGATCACCTCGTCGAGGTGCGCCAGTGCGATCAGCAGCCCTTCCAGGATGTGCCCGCGCTCCTCGGCTTTGCGCAGATCGTGCTCCGAGCGGCGCGTGATAATCGTGCGCCGGTGCTCGATGAACAATTGCAGCGCGCGCTTCAGCGGCAGCAGCTTGGGCTCGCCGTCCACCAGCGCCAGCATCGTGATGCCGAACGTCGTTTGCAGCGGCGTGTATTTGTACAACTGCTTTAACACCGCTTCGGGGCCCACGGTACGCGTCAGTTCGATGACCACACGCATGCCCTGGCGGTCCGACTCATCGCGCAGGTCGCTGATGCCGTCAATGCGTCCGTCGCGCACCAGCTCGGCGATGCGCTCGATCAGGCTGGTCTTGTTTACCTGGTACGGCAATTCGGTGATGATGATGCTGGAGCGCCCGCGCGACAGCTCTTCGAAGTGCGTCTTGGCCTGCACGATCACGCGGCCTTTGCCGGTGGCGTACGCCTGCTTAATATTGTCCTCGGAATCCTTGCCGCCGGCGTAGCGGTACACCAGACCGGCCGTCGGAAAGTCCGGGCCGTGCACGAACTTCATGAGATCGTCGACATCGATCCGATCGAGTTGTTTATAGTTGTCGATCAGGTAGCTGAGGGCGTCGCAAACTTCACTGAGATTATGCGGGGGGATGTTCGTGGCCATCCCGACGGCGATGCCGGTTGAGCCGTTGACCAGCAGGTTGGGGAGCGCGGACGGCAGGATGGCCGGTTCCTTCAGCGAGCCGTCGAAATTGTCGCTGAAATTGACCGTGTCCTTCTCGATATCATTCAACACGTCCTGCGCGATGGCCGACAGCCGGGCTTCGGTATAGCGCATGGCGGCGGCGCTGTCGCCATCGACCGATCCGAAGTTGCCCTGCCCGTCGACCAGCGGGTAACGCATGGAGAAGTCCTGCGCCAGCCGCACCATCGCATCGTAGACCGCCGCATCACCGTGCGGGTGGTACTTGCCCAGCACCTCGCCGACGATACGCGCCGATTTCTTGTACGGCGAATTGTGGCGCAACCCCATGTCGTACATGGCGTACAGCACGCGGCGCTGCACCGGCTTGAGCCCGTCGCGGACGTCCGGCAGTGCGCGGGCCACGATGACGCTCATCGCGTAATCGAGATACGCGACCTGCATCGTCTGGTCGATATCGATTTGCTTGACGGTTCCGATGCCCATGACACCATCCGGCGCCGGGGGCGCCGCGCGCTGCGCGACGGCCCCCGGCCCGTGCTAGAAACTTAATACTCGCGCTGTTGCGCCTGCTGTTCCTTGCGGCGAGCTTTGCGCGTGGCGCGCTGCTTGGCCTTGCGCTTCTCCTCGCTTTTGGAAACATACCAGCGTTTCTTGCGATAAGTGCTGAGGACGCGGCTGTCGGCCACTTCCTTGCGGAACCGCTTGAGAAGGCTTTCCTGGGATTCGCCCGGTCTGATGAGAACGGTCATGTATGCGTTGTCACCTCCTTGCTCGTGAGAAATCGGCCAGCAGAAAAAAGAGAAGCGTGGTACAAAACGACTGCTCCGCGCTTCTCTGTAAATCGTTAGCGCTTGTCGCCCTCGCCGTCGGACAACTTCGGCTCGAGGCTGATGCGCTGCTTGATGGGATCGACGTTTAGAATGCGCAGGGCGATGTGCTCGCCCGTGCGCAGGCGGGGCTGGCCCTGCATTTCGCTGACATGCACCAGGCCCTCGACGCCCGGCTCCAACTGCACGAATGCGCCGAAGTCGGTCACGTTCGTCACGGTGCCTTCAACCGACTGGCCGCGCTGGTAGCGGTCGCTGATGTTCGACCACGGATCGGGGCGCGTGCGCTTGATGCTCAGGCCGATGCGCCCCTTGTCGCGCTCGATGCGCATCACCATCACGCTGACTTCCTGGCCGATGTGCAGAGCGTCCGACGGGTGCTTGACGCGCTCGTAGGAGATCTCCGACACATGGATCAGGCCGTCCACGCCGCCCAGATCGACAAACGCGCCGAAATCCGTCAGGTTGCTGACGCGGCCGCTGCGAACCTGGCCTTCCTGCAACTCTTCCATCAGGCGCTCGCGCTGCGACTTGCGCCACTGGCGCACCGCCTGCCGCTCCGAGAAGATCAGGCGGCGACGGGCCTGATCGACCTCGATCACCTTCAGCGGCAGCTTCATGCCGACCATCTTCTGCAGCCAGCTATCGTCAATCGGCTGCGGGGGCTGGCCTTCGGCCGCCGGGGCCTGCTGGACCACCGTCACGCCAGGCGGCCGCGAAGCCACCTGCGAGGCGGGGATAAAGCCGCGCAGGCGCCCGAACGGCACGATGAGGCCGCCCTTGTTGAACGTGCTGACCACGCCCTCAAAAATCTCGCCCGACTTGTGCATCGTCTCAGCTTTGATCCAGTCTTCGGCTGATTTGGCTTGATTGAGGGACAGAACAGCTTCCTCATCGGAGGTCTCGCCGCGCACAATGTAGACATTGAGCTCCTGGCCCACGGCCAGCCGCGCGCGCAATTCCGGGGCCAGCTTCTCAATCTCACCGGAGGGGATAATGCCCTCCTTCTTGCCGCCAATGTCGACGGCAATGCGGCTTGATTCGATTGAGACGATCTTGCCCTGGCGGATGTCGCCGGCCTTGGGCGGAACGAAGTCATACTCGCTCTGCCGGAGCAGGTCTTCCATTGGGTTGGGTACTTGATTCTGCTGATCCTGTTCTGTCACGTCGGGTGCTAAGCTCCTCTTTTGGAGTCTGGGTTTCGTCGTTCAGCCGGCGCGTCGCATGATTGGCGCGCCGGCGGTGCTAGTCTTCATCATCCAACTCGTCATCGTCGGCATCCGGCAAAGACAGCGCCGTGCTGATGCCCGGGTTGGCCGACAATGCCGCCGCCCCTTCGAGCAACTTGAAGCCGGTGCCCGCCGGGATCAACTTGCCGATGATGACGTTTTCCTTCAGGCCGTGCAGATCGTCGCGCTTGCCCTCGATCGCCGCGCTGGCCAGCACGTTGATCGTGTGCTGGAACGACGAGGCCGCCAGGAACGACTCGGTGTTCAGCGCCGCCTTGGTAATGCCGAGCAGTTGCGGAACCGCCGTCGACGGGCGCTTGCCCTCGGCGAGCAGGCTCTGGTTCATCTCGGCAAATTCCAGCGCGTCCACCAGTTGTCCGCTCAGGTACTGCGACTCGCCGACCGTGCGCACTTTCACGCGCCGCAGCAACTGCCGCATGATCACTTCGATGTGCTTGTCGTTGATGGCCACGCCCTGCGAGCGGTACACCTTCTGCACCTCGTCCAGCAGGTACTGCTGCACCGCCTCGCGCCCCTTGAT is a genomic window of Chloroflexota bacterium containing:
- a CDS encoding coenzyme F420-0:L-glutamate ligase, with the protein product MLTTAVKTPRIEIGQALLPVLLDALPRALRDRDILCVTSKVVALEQSRCVKLADVVVSEAARSLPQLAYSKDFKTYPGLAQLILDESDSLFQARFVYVTLRHSIFIANAGIDLSNVPDGYAVLWPRAPWQWARAFRDTLRQRFGITQLGIVVTDSHVVPFRRGVLGIALAWSGFEGVESQVGKPDLYGKPLRYTEKAVADDLATASILVSGESDEATPFVLHEDVPATFTDRAFDDAEYYIAPANDLYAGIYAPEFERFAR
- the hydA gene encoding dihydropyrimidinase, whose translation is MTILIKHGAVVTGGATVMADVLIDGETIAAIGANLSAGGADSVDASGLFVLPGGIDVHTHLDLPVSGTVSSDDFYTGQRAAAFGGTTTHIDFAIQPRDGSLRDGVEAWQRKADGKACIDYGFHANVSNFRDELLDELPGLLADGVSSIKLLLAYKGSVQVDDTALFKTLRRCAGSGMLPLVHCENGDAIDVLARDAASRGLTQPTYHAATRPDWCEAEATHRAIMLAALAGSPLYVVHMTCAKSLDALRYGRAQGVSVVGETCPQYFFFTRDNLAAPDFEGAKFVCSPPFRTAADQAALWQAVADGTLSVVSTDHCPFYFDGGKFGAKGKELGRDDFRRIPNGVPGIEERMRLLWHFGVGTGRLTPARFVELTATNPARIFGLYPRKGVIVPGADADIVLWDPAQRHTFSAATQKTRSDYSLYEGWQTIGGPRTVFLRGRAIVEGGQWRGAPGTGQFLRRGPTEWRA
- the rocF gene encoding arginase, with protein sequence MSQPPSRGSIPILSSDRADISLADVTQRKAASTLPSRFHAVHLIGVPMDLGASRRGVDMGPSAVRIAGLQLAIERMQIAVEDRGNIPISLQELAEVGDPRQRYLTEIAAAAKGLAKEVQYSLERGGLPIALGGDHSIALGSIAGASAHYRNQAQKIGLIWLDAHGDLNTAETTPSGNIHGMPLAATLGFGDSALTRLLNFGPKVAIEHCALVGVRELDPGERDLIRNAGLRVFPMSEIDVRGMSAVIEEAITIATRGTAGFHASMDIDFVDPVEAAGVGTPVRGGATYRESHLAMEHIAAARALVSMDMVEINPVIDTRNHTAELAVELITSALGKVIL
- a CDS encoding PH domain-containing protein, coding for MPSYVDSLMGNNERVVFTTRKHMIVIARTLFWTGLVAIVIIVASIIGSMFMPLAAFLGALVIVPIVQLIMTILVWSREQYIVTNRRVMRVEGILNKNVADSSLEKVNDVVMVQSWLGRLLDYGNVDIITGSDVGINHFEQIAGPVAFKREMLNQKEAMGVMNDVGAREKRILESDAPTKGDIPELIAELDELRKKGIINDAEFAAKKDDLLKRM
- a CDS encoding aminotransferase class III-fold pyridoxal phosphate-dependent enzyme produces the protein MTMNAAEINRLNKEYTLFEWSAQANYQPIAVTRAKGSEFWDADGKRYLDFNSQLMNVNIGHGDERVIKAIQDQAARLSYVSPYHATDVRGQLGELLAQITPGDLRKSFFTLGGAEANENAIKMARLVTGRHKIIARYRAFHGATAGAMTLTGDPRRWPSEPGIPGVVRAMDPYRYRCRWCGDKPACTLDCLGHIEDIIQFEGPQNVAAVIVEGVAGTNGIIVPPDGYMQGLRELTARHGIVLIVDEVMSGFGRTGEWFACDHWGVTPDIMTVAKGLTSGYAPLGATIVNERIARHFDDHVLWGGLTYGGHALSCAAGIACINVYKEDRLIERAKAMGKYLGEQLEALKQKHPSVGDVRYLGLFSIAEIVRDPATREPMAPFNATAAQMGPMAEVNKFFRANGLYTFVRWNTFFVNPPLCVTKEELDEGLAIIDRALEITDDYVIV
- the gyrA gene encoding DNA gyrase subunit A; translation: MGIGTVKQIDIDQTMQVAYLDYAMSVIVARALPDVRDGLKPVQRRVLYAMYDMGLRHNSPYKKSARIVGEVLGKYHPHGDAAVYDAMVRLAQDFSMRYPLVDGQGNFGSVDGDSAAAMRYTEARLSAIAQDVLNDIEKDTVNFSDNFDGSLKEPAILPSALPNLLVNGSTGIAVGMATNIPPHNLSEVCDALSYLIDNYKQLDRIDVDDLMKFVHGPDFPTAGLVYRYAGGKDSEDNIKQAYATGKGRVIVQAKTHFEELSRGRSSIIITELPYQVNKTSLIERIAELVRDGRIDGISDLRDESDRQGMRVVIELTRTVGPEAVLKQLYKYTPLQTTFGITMLALVDGEPKLLPLKRALQLFIEHRRTIITRRSEHDLRKAEERGHILEGLLIALAHLDEVIKTIRQAPDTDTARERLMKRFKLSERQATAILDLQLRRLAALERQKIEEEHKEIKQLIAHLKDLLAHPQKILLLIKEDMADLKAIYGDKRRSTIVEGELGEVKPEDLIADVPVMVMGLQNGRVTRLLNPGRRSRAEKELAWYGLANNRDELLLLSQRGRGFRARVSQIPDQTQNADGVPAGTLASIESDERLICAVALPPLPEGAEAYLVTASKRGQVKRSALSELGGTRASGTVAMKLDDGDELVGAAISNGADEYLLVTSDGNAICFGEDQVRPMGLVAGGVAGVKLADNATVVGFGLASAGTDLVTVSASGHGKRTKLSEYPRQNRHGVGVRTAELNARSGPLVGAWVAGDEDQATLLSAKGTALVTQAKLIGRAGRVKKGATLVELKQGDTVQRLIALAARAAITGGTPAAAPEPPAKKAPTPPSDDNKPAGTQPATSLNKPASRTEKTSGPSHQPKSASTRRRR
- the rpsU gene encoding 30S ribosomal protein S21, producing the protein MTVLIRPGESQESLLKRFRKEVADSRVLSTYRKKRWYVSKSEEKRKAKQRATRKARRKEQQAQQREY
- a CDS encoding S1 RNA-binding domain-containing protein; translation: MEDLLRQSEYDFVPPKAGDIRQGKIVSIESSRIAVDIGGKKEGIIPSGEIEKLAPELRARLAVGQELNVYIVRGETSDEEAVLSLNQAKSAEDWIKAETMHKSGEIFEGVVSTFNKGGLIVPFGRLRGFIPASQVASRPPGVTVVQQAPAAEGQPPQPIDDSWLQKMVGMKLPLKVIEVDQARRRLIFSERQAVRQWRKSQRERLMEELQEGQVRSGRVSNLTDFGAFVDLGGVDGLIHVSEISYERVKHPSDALHIGQEVSVMVMRIERDKGRIGLSIKRTRPDPWSNISDRYQRGQSVEGTVTNVTDFGAFVQLEPGVEGLVHVSEMQGQPRLRTGEHIALRILNVDPIKQRISLEPKLSDGEGDKR